In Candidatus Hadarchaeales archaeon, the genomic stretch CCCTTTTCTTCTTCCCCACCGTGGAAGAAATCCTCACCGCATGGGTGGAGGGATCTATCCCTTCCAGATCTTCCGGACGGCTCACCAGAACCTCCCTCAAACCGCAGGGATGCAAGCCCCGCAGTTCCCTGGGGTTCCTGTATCCTATCTTCACCACTGCAGGCTTGCCCTTGATCTCCAATCTCATCTTGCTGTCCTTCCCCTTTGGTCTCCTCCACTTCTCCCCCACCCTCTTGTACCTGAACCACTCCTGCCTCCTGAACTTCGGAAGTTTCCTCTTCTGCATCCTCATCCCCTCTCGAAAAGGTAACATCCGTCCTGAAAGACCCTCGGGTCCCTTCCCTTCACCCTGCTCGCCTGTTCTATGTTGAGGGCGGTCTGCCCCACCTCCTCCTTGTCCACACCTTCCACTATGATCTCATCACCCACCACCCTCACCTGTGCCCTTCCCATGATCTTCGCCACCCTCGGGACCTTTTCCCCCAAGAGGTTATGGATGGTAACCCTGTCCCCCTCCACCTTCACCGTGATGGGGAAGTGGGAATAGACGATTTTGAGCTTGTACACAAAACCCTGGGTTACGCCCTTGAAGGCATTGCGCAGGTGGGCCTTGATGGTACCGATCATGGCCTTGACCCTCCTCTTTTCCGAGGGGGAAGAGATCTTGATCCTTCTCCCTTCCATTCTCAGCTGTATGTCCCTGAGGTTGAAGGTCCTGTAAACCGTGCCCTTGGGTCCGCTGACCTCCACCCTTCCACCCTCCATCTTCACTTCCACCCCCTCCGGAATCTCTATTTCTTCCTCGGGCATGGCCATCACCTAGTAAACGTAGGCCAAAAGCTTCCCACCCACCCCCCTTTCCTTGGCCTGGGAAAGGGAGATCACCCCTTGGGAAGAGGTGATGACGATGGTTCCCAGACCGCTCGCGGGAAGGAACCTCTTCTCCCACTTCTCGTATTCTCCCTTCTTCACGGAGTGTCTGGGTTTGATGGCCCCACACCTGTTGATCCTCCCCCTGAGTTTCACGCGCAGGGTATTCCCTTCCCTCACGAAATCCTCGATGTATCCCTCCTCCTTGAAAACCTCTAGGACCCTCTCTATCAATCTGGAGGTGGGATAAACCACCACTTCCTTCTTCCCCGCCTTTTCGCAGTTGTAGATCTTGGAGAGGGCGTTGGCTAGGGGATCGAGTAACATCTCCACACCTAATGGTATTTCTTGAAGCCCAGTTTGGGGGCCAGCTCCCTGAAGCATCTCCTACAAAGGTAGAGTCCATACCTAGTGAGGACTGGGCCCGACCTTCCGCATTTCCTGCACTTGTGAGCCCCCTTTCCGAAGACCCTCTTCATTCCACCACCGTTACTCCCAACTTTTCAGTCACGAATTTTATGGCTTCCTCCTTTCCTATCCTGTGGGAAGGTGGTATTTTCGCCCTTTGTCTCTTCCTCCTCTTCACCCTGAATCCCGGCCTCTCCAAGGAAACGCACACATCCATCCCGAACATGCCCAGCTCCGGATCGTACTTCACCCCAGGAATATCGATGTATTCCCTTATGCCGAAGGAGAAGTTACCGTTCCCATCGAAACACTTGGAGGAAAGACGGTTGTCCACGGCCTGGAGGAGCCTCACCAGCATCTCCTCCGCCTTCTTCCCCCTCAGGGTAACCTTCACGCCCACGGGATCCCCCCTCTTCATGCCGAATTCCCTTATGGTCTTCTTGGCAAGCGTGCGGAAGGGTTTCTGCCCACAGAGCCTCTCGAGGAGGGTTTCCGCCTTCGAAAGTTTTTCTCCCCCTTCCCCCACCCCTATGTTGAGGGTAACCTTTTCTATCCTCACTTCCCTCATGGGGTTCAAGCCTTCACCTCCAGGGGCTTATCCAGCGGAAAGACGTAATCGAAGGGAGCCTGAAACCTGCCTCCATCCTCTTCCAGCTCCACCTCCCTTCCCTCCACTTTCGCGATCCTTCCCACCTTTCCCACGTTCTTCCCTCCCGTTACGAGCGCCCACACACCCGGTTGGAAGGGTATCCTCCCCACCACCCTGTAGTCGGGAAGGGAGAGTTTGAGGGTGTCACCCACCTTTACCTCGTTGTAATCCCCCAACACCGTCTTACCGTCGTGGAGGGAGAGCTGGATTTTCCCCCCCTTCACCATCCTCTTTCCCGTCACCCTGCAGAGTTTGAAGGAAGTTTCTTCGGCGGGAAGGGGAATGAGCCTCCCGTTCCTATCCATGGAGATCAGGTAGGAAGTGCCCAGGGAGGGAAGGGAGACGAGATCCATCAGTCCCACGGGAAAGCGATGGTCTGTCCTCACCCTCCCATCCACCAGTACTTTCCTTTCGGCCAGTACCTTCTTGGTTTCCGAAAGGGTGGAGGTCAGACCCAAGAGATCCCTCAGGAGGATGGCGAGGGGAAGGGCCCGGTCGGCAGGATGGGGTCCTGGTCCAGCCTTCACTGCCCAAGGAAGGGACTTCCTTGGAAGCTTCACCGCCCGCGGTACCGCATACCGTTTGAGATGCCTCTTCGGACCCTTCTTTACCATTTTCGACCTCTATACCTTCCTCTTCCCTCTCTTAAAGGTGCTGAACCGGTTTTTTCTCCCAACTTTTTTATTCCCCCTTCCTTCTCTTTTTGAATGGTCAAGGTCAAATTTTTCGCCAAGTTCAGGGAACTGGCTGGCGGGGAAGAAATGGAAGTGGAAGCCGAAAATGTACGTTCCCTCCTC encodes the following:
- a CDS encoding 50S ribosomal protein L32e, with protein sequence MQKRKLPKFRRQEWFRYKRVGEKWRRPKGKDSKMRLEIKGKPAVVKIGYRNPRELRGLHPCGLREVLVSRPEDLEGIDPSTHAVRISSTVGKKKREQILSRAKELGLKVLNPGRGG
- a CDS encoding 50S ribosomal protein L6, with product MPEEEIEIPEGVEVKMEGGRVEVSGPKGTVYRTFNLRDIQLRMEGRRIKISSPSEKRRVKAMIGTIKAHLRNAFKGVTQGFVYKLKIVYSHFPITVKVEGDRVTIHNLLGEKVPRVAKIMGRAQVRVVGDEIIVEGVDKEEVGQTALNIEQASRVKGRDPRVFQDGCYLFERG
- a CDS encoding 30S ribosomal protein S8, with product MLLDPLANALSKIYNCEKAGKKEVVVYPTSRLIERVLEVFKEEGYIEDFVREGNTLRVKLRGRINRCGAIKPRHSVKKGEYEKWEKRFLPASGLGTIVITSSQGVISLSQAKERGVGGKLLAYVY
- a CDS encoding 30S ribosomal protein S14 gives rise to the protein MKRVFGKGAHKCRKCGRSGPVLTRYGLYLCRRCFRELAPKLGFKKYH
- a CDS encoding 50S ribosomal protein L5, whose amino-acid sequence is MREVRIEKVTLNIGVGEGGEKLSKAETLLERLCGQKPFRTLAKKTIREFGMKRGDPVGVKVTLRGKKAEEMLVRLLQAVDNRLSSKCFDGNGNFSFGIREYIDIPGVKYDPELGMFGMDVCVSLERPGFRVKRRKRQRAKIPPSHRIGKEEAIKFVTEKLGVTVVE
- a CDS encoding 30S ribosomal protein S4e — encoded protein: MVKKGPKRHLKRYAVPRAVKLPRKSLPWAVKAGPGPHPADRALPLAILLRDLLGLTSTLSETKKVLAERKVLVDGRVRTDHRFPVGLMDLVSLPSLGTSYLISMDRNGRLIPLPAEETSFKLCRVTGKRMVKGGKIQLSLHDGKTVLGDYNEVKVGDTLKLSLPDYRVVGRIPFQPGVWALVTGGKNVGKVGRIAKVEGREVELEEDGGRFQAPFDYVFPLDKPLEVKA